One window of the Pirellulales bacterium genome contains the following:
- the yidC gene encoding membrane protein insertase YidC, whose translation MENRRFIIFIIGSIAILIANFWFWSIIHPPAPPQPAVQQAQNKGGAEKKAAENNGAEKAKGEAQKPNDEVAPAAGEARGNVAEAPEPATQHFTLGSADTSDKNPYRLLVMLTNQGAAVERIELSDAKYRDLENHSGYLGHLAAENAPDGAKVNVVAPGTPAAIAGLLPDDVISAVDKHPIADADGLEKALKTTSPGQQIELAVLRSGQPQTISVTLGTRPLEVVRPELFTAEMQIPQPLDIVAGSAHDPLSFLFTFYQIDKKTLADDKTDMNDKPAASDALASLNAELPGVKLRSANWEGKQIDADTVEFARSLPKLELEVVKRYRIAKDNGDKPNQPAYHLTLEIELRNIGSAAHTVSYQLDGPTGLPTEGWWYTSRPSRSWGGIGVRDTALLLQGKDPALISPMLTESGKLDPPYRSEDPDALLVYAGVDAQYVASALLPTPLKDREPWLAQIKPILVGKIPTDPHYKTLGDVSCRLVSVSETLKPGAAPLVHTYTLFAGPKQPDLLAQYPLSGEPQDNLGELVYYGWPIWAAVARPMTHILHFFYGLVGNYGLAIIMLTVLVRGCMYPLTRKQAASAQKMQELKPELDRINEKYKGKAEEKTRAMQELYRKNNFNPMAGCMLAFVQLPIFIGLYRSLMINIDLRQAPLLGSAIHWCSNLAAPDMLWYWKDTPLIPTFLTAYRGFLSLGPYLNILPIFTVTLFIIQQQMFMPPATDDQTRTQQKMMKYMLLLIAYAYYTVPSGLCLYIISSSIWGIAEKKLLPKTKKNPDGTLATVGSRAGTSASGNGAAARRDRKKQRGR comes from the coding sequence GTGGAAAACCGACGTTTCATCATCTTCATCATCGGTTCGATCGCCATTCTGATAGCCAATTTTTGGTTTTGGTCGATCATTCACCCCCCGGCGCCGCCGCAACCCGCCGTGCAGCAAGCACAAAATAAGGGAGGGGCAGAAAAAAAAGCCGCGGAAAACAACGGAGCGGAGAAGGCGAAGGGGGAAGCGCAAAAGCCGAATGACGAAGTCGCTCCGGCTGCCGGGGAGGCTCGGGGCAATGTGGCCGAAGCGCCGGAGCCCGCCACGCAACATTTTACGCTGGGCTCGGCTGACACAAGCGATAAGAATCCGTACCGGTTGCTGGTCATGCTGACCAACCAGGGGGCGGCGGTGGAACGCATCGAGCTGAGTGATGCGAAGTATCGCGATCTGGAAAATCACAGTGGATATTTGGGACATTTGGCGGCGGAAAATGCTCCCGACGGCGCCAAAGTGAATGTGGTGGCGCCCGGCACACCCGCCGCAATTGCCGGGCTATTGCCGGACGACGTGATCAGTGCGGTCGACAAGCACCCGATTGCGGATGCCGACGGCCTGGAAAAAGCATTGAAGACGACTTCGCCAGGGCAACAAATTGAGTTGGCGGTTCTGCGCAGCGGGCAGCCGCAAACCATTTCAGTGACGCTGGGCACGCGGCCACTAGAAGTGGTGCGTCCGGAACTGTTCACGGCAGAGATGCAGATTCCGCAGCCGCTAGATATTGTGGCCGGCAGCGCGCACGATCCGCTTTCGTTTCTGTTCACGTTTTATCAAATCGATAAAAAAACTTTGGCGGATGATAAAACGGACATGAACGATAAACCCGCGGCTTCCGATGCGCTGGCAAGCCTGAACGCGGAATTGCCGGGCGTAAAGCTGCGATCGGCCAATTGGGAAGGAAAACAAATCGACGCCGATACGGTGGAATTCGCTCGCTCGTTGCCCAAATTGGAACTGGAAGTCGTCAAGCGCTACCGAATTGCGAAAGACAACGGCGACAAGCCGAACCAGCCGGCGTATCATCTGACGCTGGAAATTGAATTGCGGAATATCGGCAGCGCGGCGCATACGGTGTCGTATCAACTCGATGGCCCTACCGGCTTGCCCACCGAAGGCTGGTGGTACACCAGCCGGCCGTCGCGCAGTTGGGGCGGCATTGGCGTGCGCGATACGGCGTTGTTGTTGCAGGGAAAAGACCCGGCGCTGATTAGCCCCATGCTGACGGAATCCGGCAAGCTCGATCCGCCGTATCGGTCGGAAGACCCGGATGCCTTGTTGGTGTATGCCGGAGTTGACGCACAATACGTGGCTTCAGCACTGTTGCCGACGCCGCTGAAAGATCGCGAGCCGTGGCTGGCACAGATCAAGCCTATTTTAGTCGGTAAAATACCGACGGACCCGCACTATAAAACCTTGGGCGACGTTTCCTGCCGGTTGGTCAGCGTGAGCGAGACGTTGAAGCCGGGTGCCGCTCCGCTGGTTCACACCTACACGCTATTTGCCGGCCCGAAGCAGCCGGATTTATTGGCGCAATATCCGCTGTCGGGCGAACCGCAGGATAATCTCGGCGAGTTGGTTTATTATGGCTGGCCAATTTGGGCAGCGGTGGCCCGGCCGATGACGCATATTTTGCATTTTTTCTATGGCCTAGTTGGCAATTATGGGCTGGCGATCATCATGCTCACGGTGCTGGTGCGCGGCTGCATGTATCCGCTCACGCGCAAGCAAGCGGCCAGTGCGCAAAAAATGCAGGAGCTGAAGCCTGAACTGGACCGCATCAATGAAAAATATAAGGGAAAGGCAGAAGAAAAAACGCGAGCCATGCAGGAGTTGTACCGCAAGAACAATTTCAATCCGATGGCGGGCTGCATGTTGGCATTTGTGCAATTGCCGATTTTCATTGGCTTGTATCGATCGTTGATGATCAACATCGATTTGCGGCAGGCGCCGCTGTTGGGCAGCGCGATTCATTGGTGCTCCAATTTGGCCGCGCCCGACATGCTGTGGTACTGGAAAGACACGCCTCTGATTCCAACTTTCCTAACCGCTTACCGGGGCTTTTTGTCTCTGGGGCCGTACTTGAACATTTTGCCGATTTTCACGGTCACGTTGTTCATCATTCAACAGCAAATGTTTATGCCGCCAGCGACTGACGATCAAACCAGGACGCAGCAAAAAATGATGAAGTACATGCTGCTGTTAATTGCCTACGCCTATTACACGGTGCCCAGCGGACTGTGCTTGTACATTATTTCTTCCAGTATTTGGGGCATCGCCGAGAAAAAGCTGTTGCCCAAAACGAAAAAAAATCCTGACGGCACGCTAGCGACCGTGGGGAGCCGAGCGGGCACTTCTGCTTCCGGCAATGGCGCGGCAGCTCGGCGCGATCGAAAAAAGCAGCGCGGCAGATAA
- a CDS encoding metallophosphoesterase family protein encodes MKRALISDIHSNLEGLEAVLADIRAQGITEIFCLGDIIGYGPNPRECIDLVMNCKMCLLGNHDQGALFDPEGFNSGAERAIFWTREQLENPRGNPDDNAKRWEFLGELPRTHKDNGFLYVHGSPRNPLNEYVFPEDTICSPKKLERSFALVQRCCFQGHTHVPGVFTESMNFLSPEELNFQYMVGAEKAMINVGSVGQPRDGDPRACYVVQEDDKITYRRVEYPADKTRQKIHDIPELDNFLGDRLLEGR; translated from the coding sequence GTGAAGCGAGCCCTCATCAGCGACATTCACAGCAATCTCGAAGGCCTGGAGGCCGTATTGGCTGACATCCGCGCCCAGGGGATCACGGAGATTTTTTGCCTGGGCGATATTATCGGTTACGGGCCCAATCCGCGCGAGTGCATTGACCTGGTGATGAATTGCAAAATGTGCCTATTGGGCAATCACGATCAAGGGGCCTTGTTCGACCCCGAAGGGTTTAACAGCGGCGCGGAACGAGCCATTTTTTGGACCCGCGAGCAATTGGAAAATCCGCGCGGCAACCCGGACGACAACGCCAAACGGTGGGAGTTTTTGGGCGAGCTTCCGCGGACCCACAAGGACAATGGTTTTTTGTATGTTCACGGTTCGCCGCGCAATCCACTGAACGAATACGTGTTTCCCGAGGACACCATTTGCAGCCCCAAGAAATTGGAGCGGAGCTTTGCGCTGGTGCAGCGGTGTTGTTTTCAAGGACACACGCACGTCCCGGGGGTGTTCACGGAGAGCATGAATTTTTTGAGTCCGGAGGAACTTAATTTCCAATACATGGTGGGCGCGGAAAAGGCGATGATCAATGTCGGTTCGGTTGGTCAGCCGCGCGACGGCGATCCGCGGGCCTGCTACGTGGTTCAGGAAGACGACAAAATTACCTACCGGCGGGTGGAATATCCGGCTGACAAAACGCGGCAAAAAATTCACGACATTCCGGAACTGGATAATTTCCTGGGTGATCGGCTACTGGAGGGCCGGTGA
- the tsaB gene encoding tRNA (adenosine(37)-N6)-threonylcarbamoyltransferase complex dimerization subunit type 1 TsaB, whose protein sequence is MRILALETIDLTGSLAALDDGRLVFSTDLDPQLRSAQSLAPAVELLLQTVGWKSADVQLVAVAVGPGSFTGLRVGVTTAKLFAYAVGTAVLGVNTLEVIAAQVPPENTDLWALIDAQRNQVFAQRFIRPSNGASPSAWQAHDQTLLLDNTAWLAQLSPGQAVSGPGLSKLASQLPNDVVIIDRQLWMPKAATVGLLAWRQFQSGRRDNVFSLAPQYFRPSAAEEKNAAEKNSAPLPAPANNGPKK, encoded by the coding sequence ATGCGTATTTTAGCTCTTGAAACCATCGATCTCACTGGCAGCTTGGCAGCCCTGGACGACGGCCGGCTCGTGTTCAGCACTGATCTGGACCCGCAGTTGCGCAGCGCCCAGTCACTGGCGCCCGCCGTCGAATTGCTCTTGCAGACCGTGGGTTGGAAATCCGCCGATGTGCAGTTAGTCGCCGTGGCGGTGGGGCCAGGCTCATTCACGGGTTTGCGCGTCGGCGTGACCACGGCCAAACTATTCGCGTATGCCGTGGGGACAGCAGTGCTGGGCGTCAATACTCTGGAAGTGATTGCCGCACAGGTGCCACCCGAAAATACCGATTTATGGGCCCTCATCGATGCCCAGCGAAACCAAGTTTTTGCCCAGCGATTTATTCGCCCGTCAAATGGCGCCTCGCCGAGCGCCTGGCAAGCGCACGACCAAACACTGCTTTTAGACAACACCGCCTGGCTGGCGCAATTATCACCCGGACAGGCCGTTAGCGGGCCAGGATTATCGAAGCTGGCTTCCCAATTACCCAACGATGTCGTGATTATCGATCGCCAGTTGTGGATGCCCAAAGCCGCCACCGTCGGTCTGCTCGCTTGGAGGCAATTTCAATCGGGCCGGCGCGACAATGTTTTCTCGCTGGCGCCGCAATACTTTCGCCCCAGCGCTGCCGAGGAAAAAAACGCGGCGGAAAAAAACAGCGCACCCTTGCCGGCCCCGGCGAACAACGGCCCAAAAAAATAG